CCGCGACCGCGACAGCCCCGGCCACCGCCGGAACCCAGTACCCCGCACGCGCCCCGGAGGCGTCGATCACCCAGCCGCCCCCCGAGGAGCCGAGCGCGACCCCGACCGCGAGTCCGGTGCTCACCCAGGTCATGCCCTCGGTGAGCTGCGCGCGTGGTACGTGCTCTTCGATGAGGGACATCGTCGTGATCATCGTCGGAGCGATGGACAGACCCGCAACGAACAGCGCCGCGGCCAGAAACAGCAGGTTTCCGACCAGTAGCAGGGGGATCATACTCACGGCCATCGCACACACGCCCAGCAGCCAGCGACGCTCGGGCGGACCGGCGAAGCGCAGCAGCCCGAAGATCATGGCCGCCGTGCACGACCCCGCCGCGTACAGGGCGAGGACGAGGCTGGCGGCGGCCTTGTGCCCCTCCTCCTCGGCGAACGCCACGGTGACGACGTCGATGGCACCGAAGATCGTCCCCGTGGCCGCGAACGTGCAGACCAGGACCTGGAGGCCCCGCGAGCGCAGCGCGGTGCCGCCGCCCTTGTGCTCACGCGGATGCGGTACCGGCTCGGTGGCCCGCTGCGCGGTGAGCCAGAAGACGCCGGTCGCCAGGAAGCAGGCGGCGAGCAGCGGCCCGGCCTCCGG
The Streptomyces sp. NBC_01723 genome window above contains:
- a CDS encoding MFS transporter, whose product is MASPYRALFAAPGSKGFSAAGFLGRMPLSMMGIGVVTMISQLTGRYGLAGALSATIALAAAVAGPQVSRLVDRYGQRRVLRPATLVSLTAAAVLLPAAHYGWPDWVLFAACVGIGCVPSLGAMVRARWAALYRGTPQLHTAYSFESVVDEICFIFGPIISIGLSTAWFPEAGPLLAACFLATGVFWLTAQRATEPVPHPREHKGGGTALRSRGLQVLVCTFAATGTIFGAIDVVTVAFAEEEGHKAAASLVLALYAAGSCTAAMIFGLLRFAGPPERRWLLGVCAMAVSMIPLLLVGNLLFLAAALFVAGLSIAPTMITTMSLIEEHVPRAQLTEGMTWVSTGLAVGVALGSSGGGWVIDASGARAGYWVPAVAGAVAVAVGFLGYRRLKRPDPRRGGTVEQHTHGERQGERPERHMA